A window from Corynebacterium urealyticum DSM 7109 encodes these proteins:
- a CDS encoding sodium/glutamate symporter, which produces MDIGWISVLLIVGNLMRRFIPWFQKLLIPAPITAGLLGLLLGPNGLGLIQFSEHFGDYATILIAVVFGALPFTMNFDAKVRQGARTMWSYSVGMYLAQWGFFALLGVLLFAPLFGTPDWFGIMLPVGFVGGFGVAAAVGGALDSAGMTEATSLGFTAAAVGMFSAIIGGVIFARWGSKRGHTNELPRLDQLPEEMRTGIISLPGQRPSVGRATTSPSSIEPIALHIAVLTVTIFLANILTNWLNETFPALSFPLFAMAFLVGLAGVGALHLLKAPHYLDTKLMGSVSGASTDFLVAVGIASIVPAVVASYIVPLIILFLVGLAFCLFLFFYVAPRTFDHGWFERAVFSWGWATASVATGIAVLKIVDPEMRSGTLEEFGMAYVGFAPFEIAAAILAPIAIIAGLVWLFGGVALIAGLVMLIPPILALKKSRATTS; this is translated from the coding sequence ATGGATATCGGCTGGATTTCGGTGCTGCTCATCGTGGGAAACCTCATGCGGCGCTTCATCCCTTGGTTCCAGAAACTCCTGATTCCCGCTCCAATCACCGCGGGCCTGCTGGGGCTGCTGCTGGGGCCCAATGGGTTGGGGCTGATCCAGTTCAGCGAACACTTCGGGGACTATGCGACCATCCTCATCGCTGTCGTCTTCGGTGCGCTGCCGTTCACGATGAATTTCGACGCCAAGGTGCGCCAGGGCGCGCGCACGATGTGGTCCTACTCCGTGGGCATGTACCTGGCGCAGTGGGGCTTCTTCGCACTGTTGGGTGTGCTGCTGTTCGCCCCGCTGTTTGGGACGCCAGACTGGTTCGGCATCATGCTGCCCGTCGGCTTCGTCGGTGGTTTCGGCGTCGCGGCCGCGGTCGGTGGCGCGCTGGACTCCGCGGGCATGACTGAGGCCACGAGCCTGGGCTTCACCGCCGCTGCGGTGGGCATGTTCTCCGCGATCATCGGTGGTGTGATCTTCGCCCGGTGGGGCTCGAAGCGGGGCCACACCAATGAGCTGCCCCGCCTGGACCAGCTGCCGGAGGAGATGCGCACCGGCATTATTTCCCTGCCTGGCCAGCGCCCGAGCGTGGGGCGGGCGACCACGAGCCCGTCCTCGATCGAGCCGATCGCGTTGCACATCGCGGTGCTGACCGTGACGATCTTCCTGGCGAATATCCTGACCAACTGGCTCAATGAGACCTTCCCGGCCTTGAGCTTCCCGCTGTTCGCGATGGCCTTCCTCGTCGGCTTGGCCGGGGTGGGAGCGCTCCACCTGCTCAAGGCCCCGCACTACCTGGACACGAAGCTGATGGGTTCAGTCTCGGGTGCGTCGACGGACTTCCTGGTGGCGGTGGGCATTGCTTCCATCGTCCCGGCGGTGGTCGCGAGCTACATCGTCCCGCTGATCATCCTGTTCCTGGTGGGGTTGGCCTTCTGCCTGTTCCTCTTCTTCTACGTTGCGCCCCGCACCTTCGATCACGGCTGGTTCGAGCGCGCGGTGTTCAGCTGGGGCTGGGCCACTGCCTCGGTGGCCACGGGTATTGCCGTGCTGAAGATCGTCGACCCGGAGATGCGCTCCGGCACCCTCGAAGAGTTCGGTATGGCCTACGTGGGCTTCGCCCCCTTCGAGATCGCTGCGGCGATCCTCGCACCCATCGCGATCATCGCGGGGCTGGTGTGGCTCTTCGGCGGAGTCGCCCTCATCGCCGGGCTGGTGATGCTGATCCCACCGATCCTCGCGCTGAAGAAGAGCCGGGCCACGACCTCGTAG
- a CDS encoding adenylosuccinate synthase has product MAAIIVVGAQWGDEGKGKATDILGGQVDYVVKPNGGNNAGHTVVVGGEKYELKLLPAGILSDNATSIIGNGCVVNLEALFEEIDGLQARGADTSHLRVSANAQLVAPYHVAIDRVSERFLGKRAIGTTGRGIGPTYQDKVGRVGIRAQDLLDESILRQKIESALDKKNQMLVKMYNRRAIEPEEVVQYFLSYADRLAPMLIDSSKVLNEALDRGERVLMEGGQATMLDVDHGTYPFVTSSNPTTGGACVGSGVGPTRITSSLGIIKAYTTRVGAGPFPTELFDKWGEYLQTTGGEVGVNTGRPRRCGWYDSVIARYASRVNGFTDYFLTKLDVLTGIGEIPICVAYDVDGVRHDEMPMTQTEFHHATPIYETMPAWDEDITGCRTFEELPEKAQDYVKRLEELSGCRMSYIGVGPGRDQTIVINDILKD; this is encoded by the coding sequence ATGGCAGCAATCATCGTTGTCGGTGCCCAGTGGGGCGATGAGGGCAAGGGTAAGGCGACGGACATCCTGGGTGGCCAGGTCGACTACGTCGTGAAGCCCAACGGCGGTAACAACGCCGGCCACACCGTCGTCGTGGGAGGGGAGAAGTACGAGCTGAAGCTCCTGCCGGCCGGCATCCTCTCCGACAACGCCACCTCCATCATTGGCAATGGCTGCGTGGTGAACCTGGAGGCCCTGTTCGAGGAGATCGACGGCCTTCAGGCCCGCGGTGCGGACACCTCCCACCTGCGTGTCTCCGCCAACGCTCAGCTCGTCGCCCCGTACCACGTGGCGATCGACCGCGTCTCCGAGCGCTTCCTCGGTAAGCGCGCCATCGGCACCACCGGCCGCGGCATCGGCCCGACTTACCAGGACAAGGTCGGCCGGGTCGGCATCCGTGCCCAGGACCTGCTGGACGAGTCCATCCTGCGCCAGAAGATCGAATCCGCGCTGGACAAGAAGAACCAGATGCTGGTGAAGATGTACAACCGCCGCGCTATTGAGCCGGAGGAGGTCGTGCAGTACTTCCTGTCCTACGCGGACCGCCTGGCCCCGATGCTCATCGATTCCTCGAAGGTCCTCAACGAGGCCCTGGACCGCGGCGAGCGCGTGCTGATGGAGGGCGGCCAGGCCACCATGCTGGACGTGGACCACGGCACCTACCCGTTCGTCACCTCCTCCAACCCGACCACCGGTGGCGCCTGCGTGGGCTCGGGCGTGGGCCCGACCCGCATCACCAGCTCCCTGGGCATCATCAAGGCCTACACCACCCGCGTTGGTGCCGGCCCGTTCCCGACGGAGCTCTTCGACAAGTGGGGCGAGTACCTGCAGACCACCGGTGGTGAGGTCGGCGTGAACACCGGCCGCCCGCGCCGCTGCGGTTGGTACGACTCCGTCATCGCGCGCTACGCCTCCCGCGTCAACGGCTTCACGGACTACTTCCTGACGAAGCTGGACGTCCTGACCGGAATCGGTGAGATCCCGATCTGCGTGGCCTACGACGTCGACGGTGTGCGCCACGACGAGATGCCGATGACCCAGACCGAGTTCCACCACGCCACCCCGATCTACGAGACGATGCCGGCGTGGGACGAGGACATCACCGGCTGCCGCACCTTCGAGGAGCTGCCGGAGAAGGCGCAGGATTACGTCAAGCGCCTGGAGGAGCTCTCCGGCTGCCGCATGTCCTACATCGGCGTGGGCCCGGGTCGCGATCAGACCATCGTGATCAATGACATCCTCAAGGACTAG
- a CDS encoding DUF3151 domain-containing protein, with the protein MAEQLRTGRDLFGAEHPEVRLPEELTSAVTADDAGADLESLAKIAKANPKDSGAWAALAFRLIEADEPVTAYACARTGYHRGLDALRGNGWRGTGPVPWDHVPNQGVLRAIGALVVAAKRINEDDEVIRCLNLLNDCDPAAVPAMNLEDIDKL; encoded by the coding sequence ATGGCTGAACAACTGCGTACCGGCCGAGACCTCTTTGGTGCCGAGCACCCCGAGGTTCGCCTGCCGGAGGAACTGACCAGTGCCGTCACCGCCGATGACGCGGGCGCGGACCTGGAGTCGCTGGCTAAGATCGCGAAGGCCAACCCGAAGGACTCCGGTGCGTGGGCTGCGCTGGCCTTCCGCTTGATCGAGGCCGACGAGCCGGTCACCGCCTACGCCTGCGCCCGCACCGGCTACCACCGGGGGCTGGATGCGCTGCGTGGCAACGGCTGGCGGGGCACCGGCCCAGTGCCGTGGGACCACGTCCCCAACCAGGGTGTTCTGCGCGCGATCGGCGCGCTCGTCGTCGCCGCGAAACGCATCAATGAGGACGACGAGGTTATCCGCTGCCTCAATCTGCTCAACGACTGCGACCCGGCAGCCGTGCCGGCGATGAACCTTGAGGACATCGACAAGCTTTAA
- the fbaA gene encoding class II fructose-bisphosphate aldolase: protein MAIATPDVYRDMLDKAKEGGFAYPAINCTSSETINAALKGFADAESDGIIQFSIGGAEFGSGLNVKNMVAGAEALAAFTHEAAKHYGVNVALHTDHCQKEKLDTFVLPLLEISRKRVEAGENPLFQSHMWDGSATPIDENLQIAKDLLDKSVAANIVLEVEIGVVGGEEDGVSADPNANLYTTEEDFEKTIDVLGLGEKGRYLLAATFGNVHGIYKPGNVKLRPEVLDMGQKVAEKKLGLAEGTNPFDFVFHGGSGSEKEKIEESLRYGVIKMNIDTDTQYSFTNPVARHMFENYDGVFKIDGEVGNKKVFDPRSYLRKAEQAMSERIVEACQDLRSAGNTLGK, encoded by the coding sequence ATGGCAATTGCAACCCCGGACGTCTACCGCGACATGCTGGACAAGGCGAAGGAGGGTGGCTTCGCTTACCCAGCGATTAACTGCACCTCCTCCGAGACCATCAACGCCGCCCTGAAGGGCTTTGCGGACGCCGAGTCCGACGGCATCATCCAGTTCTCCATCGGTGGCGCAGAGTTCGGTTCCGGCCTGAATGTGAAGAACATGGTGGCGGGCGCCGAAGCACTCGCGGCATTCACCCACGAGGCTGCGAAGCACTATGGCGTGAACGTCGCGCTGCACACCGACCACTGCCAGAAGGAGAAGCTGGATACCTTCGTCCTGCCGCTGCTGGAGATCTCCCGCAAGCGCGTCGAGGCCGGCGAGAACCCGCTGTTCCAGTCCCACATGTGGGACGGCTCCGCCACCCCGATCGATGAGAACCTGCAGATCGCCAAGGACCTGCTCGACAAGTCCGTCGCCGCAAACATCGTCCTCGAGGTCGAGATCGGCGTCGTCGGAGGCGAGGAGGACGGCGTCTCCGCCGACCCGAACGCAAACCTCTACACCACCGAAGAGGACTTCGAGAAGACCATCGACGTCCTCGGCCTAGGGGAGAAGGGCCGCTACCTGCTGGCAGCAACCTTCGGCAACGTCCACGGCATCTACAAGCCGGGCAACGTGAAGCTGCGCCCAGAGGTCCTCGACATGGGCCAGAAGGTCGCGGAGAAGAAGCTGGGCCTGGCTGAGGGCACCAACCCATTCGACTTCGTCTTCCACGGCGGCTCCGGCTCCGAGAAGGAGAAGATCGAGGAGTCCCTGCGCTACGGCGTCATCAAGATGAACATCGACACCGATACGCAGTACTCCTTCACCAACCCGGTCGCTCGCCACATGTTCGAGAACTACGACGGCGTGTTCAAGATCGACGGCGAGGTCGGTAACAAGAAGGTCTTCGATCCGCGCTCCTACCTGCGCAAGGCTGAGCAGGCGATGTCCGAGCGCATCGTCGAGGCCTGCCAGGACCTGCGCTCTGCAGGCAACACGCTGGGCAAGTAA
- a CDS encoding urease accessory protein UreD has product MKASPFIDTPPKRYHSLRDPIGRLDLHIAQREGKSYSKRQYYHNALRVIRPHYLDDSGQVYYQIVNPGGGYLRGDDYHITVRVDEGASLLLSDQSATKIYKTPDDRSLQDVHVVLGEAAVFEYLPDQLIAYEDASYAQFMNVQMDSSASLVTAEIVTPGWSPDGTRFKFQDVRLHTTVEVDGTLAVLDNLLILPGSSEFTEDSILYMEDQTHVGSLLAVDRRIDAALLDELREYLAGLEFKETVRFGVTLIDGPGLALRSLGTLTEDLYLLNTEVANFLRAKFRNQPRLHLRKY; this is encoded by the coding sequence GTGAAAGCCTCCCCGTTCATCGACACCCCACCGAAGCGGTATCACTCGCTGCGCGACCCCATCGGCAGGCTCGACCTGCACATCGCGCAGCGAGAGGGTAAGTCCTACTCAAAGCGGCAGTACTACCACAACGCCCTGCGCGTTATCCGCCCCCACTACCTCGACGATTCCGGCCAGGTCTACTACCAGATCGTCAACCCGGGCGGCGGCTACCTGCGCGGCGATGATTACCACATCACCGTCCGCGTGGACGAGGGCGCGAGCCTGCTGCTGAGCGACCAGTCCGCGACGAAGATCTACAAGACGCCGGATGATCGCTCCCTGCAGGACGTCCACGTCGTGCTGGGCGAGGCCGCCGTCTTCGAGTACCTGCCCGATCAGCTGATCGCGTACGAGGACGCCTCCTATGCGCAGTTCATGAACGTGCAGATGGACTCCAGCGCCTCCCTGGTCACCGCGGAGATCGTGACGCCGGGCTGGTCCCCGGACGGCACCCGTTTTAAGTTCCAGGACGTGCGCCTGCACACCACCGTCGAGGTGGATGGCACGCTCGCGGTGCTGGATAACCTGCTGATCCTGCCGGGCTCCAGCGAGTTCACCGAGGACTCCATCCTCTACATGGAGGACCAGACCCACGTGGGCTCCCTGCTGGCCGTAGACCGGCGCATCGACGCCGCGCTGCTGGACGAGCTGCGGGAGTACCTCGCGGGCCTGGAGTTCAAGGAGACCGTGCGCTTCGGGGTCACCCTCATCGACGGGCCGGGGCTCGCGCTGCGCTCCCTCGGCACGCTGACGGAGGATCTGTACCTGCTGAATACGGAGGTCGCTAACTTCCTCCGCGCGAAGTTCCGCAACCAGCCGCGGCTGCACCTGCGCAAGTACTAG
- a CDS encoding CueP family metal-binding protein translates to MRKTQLPFLLAAVTLGLAGCASSGDPSTDTATSAVESQSEENAQMTPADILAPYSLENRNVEDVVDALDQMPVNERPKDLIASVRIDQLELSTNDGSSAMDMPKDKTYVSFAPYVDSTHPCTFHSLTTCQGEMRNAPIHIKITESGSNRVLVDERVKTFDNGFYGVWLPRNIDGEIEVTHEGKSGSADFSTKADGATCVTDLKLS, encoded by the coding sequence GTGCGCAAAACCCAGCTCCCCTTCCTCCTCGCTGCCGTAACACTCGGGCTCGCCGGATGTGCTTCCAGTGGCGACCCGTCGACTGATACTGCGACGAGCGCCGTCGAATCCCAGAGCGAGGAAAACGCCCAGATGACCCCTGCGGACATCCTCGCCCCATATTCCTTGGAGAATCGCAACGTCGAGGATGTGGTCGATGCCCTGGATCAGATGCCGGTAAACGAACGGCCGAAGGACCTCATCGCCTCCGTACGCATCGATCAGCTGGAGCTGAGCACCAACGACGGCAGCTCCGCTATGGATATGCCCAAAGACAAGACGTACGTGTCCTTCGCGCCCTACGTTGATAGCACTCACCCCTGCACGTTCCACAGCCTGACAACGTGCCAGGGGGAAATGCGTAACGCCCCGATTCACATCAAAATTACCGAATCAGGCTCGAATCGAGTACTGGTCGACGAGCGCGTAAAGACCTTCGATAACGGTTTCTACGGCGTATGGCTGCCGCGGAATATCGATGGCGAGATCGAAGTCACTCACGAAGGAAAATCAGGCAGCGCCGATTTTTCCACCAAAGCAGATGGCGCTACGTGTGTCACTGACCTCAAGCTGAGTTAA
- a CDS encoding FUSC family protein, whose translation MSTHRPKDIPLGEDLGEILDKEEAKSRPARARLRALIRRRPGIAAAARSIRDLAPKQRMTRVQVSFIFAFQCALAAALAYFIAIELFDHHNPFFAPMAGIITLGVSGGKRLRRAFELVLGVSLGVGIGDLVIREIGAGYWQIAVVVFTGIVIASFVDRSPMVAIQAANTGVLIATLLPPGSGGSADRMVDALIGGVIGMLVMAIVPRSPLRAARRDLSSLISKSALVLDEVAAAMELGDGDALAEALETARGTQSTVNSLMAESKGGDEIVTISPLYWSARRHSRSMQRALLPVDNLVRNIRVLARRAEIMVEDGEPVPQELVEVVRDLSDALGHLGALYTMGGTRGSRQELVEIPEVIRALQKLASEAKPDIIPDQGLSGLVIVAQVRSAIVDALMVCGYSRPSAMASLAPTVKNPWHPPEVWGEDPDFDED comes from the coding sequence ATGAGTACGCATCGGCCGAAAGATATCCCGCTGGGGGAGGACCTGGGTGAAATCCTCGATAAAGAGGAGGCCAAGTCCCGCCCAGCCCGGGCCCGGCTGCGTGCCCTGATCCGCCGCCGGCCGGGCATCGCGGCCGCCGCGCGCAGTATCCGAGACCTTGCACCGAAGCAGCGCATGACGCGTGTGCAGGTTTCCTTCATCTTTGCCTTCCAGTGTGCGCTCGCCGCCGCACTGGCGTACTTCATTGCGATCGAGCTCTTCGATCACCACAACCCGTTCTTCGCTCCGATGGCGGGCATCATCACCCTGGGTGTCAGCGGCGGAAAACGCCTCCGCCGCGCCTTCGAGCTGGTGTTGGGCGTCAGCCTTGGGGTGGGTATCGGCGACCTTGTGATCCGAGAGATCGGGGCCGGCTATTGGCAGATCGCCGTGGTGGTCTTCACCGGCATCGTCATCGCCAGCTTCGTTGACCGCAGCCCGATGGTCGCGATACAGGCGGCCAATACCGGAGTGCTGATCGCTACCTTGCTGCCACCTGGTTCCGGGGGGTCTGCCGACCGCATGGTCGATGCGCTGATCGGCGGGGTGATCGGCATGCTCGTCATGGCTATCGTGCCCCGCTCGCCACTGCGCGCCGCCCGCCGCGACCTGTCCTCCCTGATCTCGAAGTCCGCTCTCGTGCTCGACGAGGTCGCGGCAGCGATGGAGCTCGGCGACGGCGACGCACTGGCCGAGGCATTAGAGACTGCGCGTGGCACGCAGTCCACGGTGAACTCCCTGATGGCGGAGTCCAAGGGCGGCGACGAGATCGTCACCATCTCCCCGCTCTACTGGTCCGCCCGGCGCCACTCCCGCTCCATGCAGCGAGCGCTCCTACCGGTGGATAACCTGGTCCGCAACATCCGGGTGCTTGCCCGCCGGGCGGAGATCATGGTCGAGGACGGCGAGCCGGTCCCGCAGGAGCTCGTGGAGGTCGTCCGTGATCTCTCTGACGCCCTCGGCCACCTGGGCGCGCTGTACACGATGGGTGGCACCCGTGGCAGCCGCCAGGAGCTGGTCGAGATCCCAGAGGTGATCCGCGCGCTGCAGAAACTGGCATCGGAAGCCAAGCCGGACATCATTCCGGACCAGGGGCTTTCGGGTCTGGTGATCGTGGCGCAGGTGCGCTCCGCGATCGTGGATGCGCTGATGGTCTGTGGCTATTCCCGCCCCTCCGCGATGGCCTCCCTGGCGCCTACGGTGAAAAACCCGTGGCACCCGCCGGAGGTCTGGGGCGAGGACCCGGATTTCGACGAGGACTGA